ggcctctccctcctcctgctgggGTGAGGGGCCCTCAGGGCAGCCAAGGTGGCCCACACGGGGGCCAGGACCAGCAGGCGGAGGCAACATGGGGTGCTGAgggagccctccctccccccccccgccgtgggCTCCTGGCACCttgggcagggctgggtgggcCGCACCCCACGGGGCAGGGGGTTAACGAAAGGCCATGGGTGtgaggcatgtgtgtgtgtgtgtccgtgcgCGTGCAGGTAGTGAGTGCAAGCATGAGACACAGTGGGGGTCTCGCTGgtgtcccttcctccccccacatctgcctcccctcccttccccttcccccctccccactgggATCCAGTGGGCACGGGAGTCACTGGGCACACAAGAacctatttatttctcttcaagGCCCAGGCCACCAGGAGAgctgtcttctcttctccctggcagccccccccccacccccagcctgcacCCCCAGGGGCCCAGGGCCTGGGAGAGCCGGGTGATGCGGGGTGGCTGGAAAAGCCAGTTCTGTGGGGCCCCTCGCTggcctgtgctgacaggtggATGGCAGAGTTTCCAGCGGCCTGCTGTGTGGGGAGGCCTAGGGCCTTCGGCAGGGGCTGCCTCGAGCCTCGAAGAGGCTGGCCTCaccccagggagagagaggaggcctcCCAGACCCTTGCACCGTCCTCGGGGACGCCAGGGCACCAAGAGCACCGGGCCCCACACGCTTCTGGCAGGACGGGCTGCCAGGGACACCTCAGACcctggagcagggaagggcagggccggcaggggaggggaggcctggggTCCTGGGGGCCCGTGGGGAGGCCGGAGCCAAGGAGCTGTCCCTGTCTCTGGGAGAAAGCTAATGGTGCGCCTGGCAGAGGCAGGAAACAAATTGCTTGTCCGGATTCCTCATTAAAATACAGCCTAAGTGATGGCACCCCGGGGACGCCACAGGCCCCTGGGACAAGGCCGCTCATCGCTGTGTTGGGCAACAGTTTTCCTTAAGCGCAAAGAGGGAGAACCCCGCCCCCCAGACAGAAATAGCACCCTTGGCCCCCATTTCCTGCTTCCAGGGGTGCCCCTCGCTCCCCTCCAATGGGCGACCACGCCCCTCCGGGCCCTGTGCCCCCTGTGTCCACGGGCTCCCCAAGCTCCCCTGGGAACCTACTGCTTTGTCTTACACTTTgtgcttctaaaataaaaattttgaattttaatgaaataagttTTCTAAAAGCTGCCCATTACAGAAAAGgtgaaaatacaaaaagaagtttccttttggggagaAATGAAGAGGAGATCACGGGTGGGCCAGCGGGGTAAGGGCCGAGGAGCCACCTGTCTGTCCTCCagaactcgaacccacgaaccgtgagatcatgacctcagaccCTGCCATAGGGCCACGTGGGCACATGTTgaggacagggaggggggcagcctGGGTGCGGTGGTGGGAGGAACTGGTGGAGGTGCCTGAAGGGCGTGGCCTGCACCGTGGGGCGCCTCCCAACGAAGCTTCGCGTGACCCTGGGATGGAGGGTGGGCCGCGTTCCTCACAGCGAGGGTCCcctctttaaagttttatttttattttttattttagagagagacagagagagtgtgagcaggggaggggcagagagagagggagacacagaatccgaagcaggctccaggctccgagcggtcagcacagagcccgatggggggctcgaacccacgaaccgtgagatcatgacctgggtcgaagtcacagatgctcaaccgcctgagccacccaggggccccgaggaTCCTGTCTTTAAATGTGGCTGTGCTTTTGTCTATGAAAGATTCACACTGCCTCTGTGCGTTGTGTTATTCTGGCGACTCCCATCAGACGTTCGTGTTCTGAGTTGTACTGACCCGGCCAGCAGGGAAGACCAGGCTGGCCTTCCCCAGGTGCCAGGAGGGTGCTGGGGCTGGAACAGaggtgctggggggcggggcagggaggtgAGTCCCAACCCAATGGACGTCGCCCTCAGCACTGGGAGGCCCAGACGGTGGGTAGGAGACACAcgccccaccccgcccagggACCTGGCTGGCCAGGCCCCTCCCTGTGCCCAGAGGCACCCCCACCCGACCCCCAGGACTTTCTGCTGGTCCAGCTTGTCCTTATGACCCCTGGACAAAGGGAAGGCTGTGGCGCTTaggagcagggcaagggcaggagGGGGTCTCAGCCGGCAGAGAGGCAGCTTGGCCCTTCCCGTGGATTTCCAGGCAAGGCCTTtggtgaagggagagagaggggagaggggccagggCGGGTCACCATGGGGTATGGAGAGAGTCCCTCCCCCCACGACACCCTGGACCTGGAGTTCCGACCCACCCTCTCCCCGACCCACCCtctccccggcccccagcccctccccagacaGCGGCCGAGAGGCGGACGCGTCTCAGGAGGCACAGCTGGGGAGGCAGGAGTGTGTCCAGCTGAGCGCTGACGAGGGCCCGTGGGCTGCTGCTCTGGGACCTGCACCAGCGGGGGGAGGGCAGACCTGGtgcctctgccttctcctctgccccccccccacctgccgtATGGGGGTCTCTGCGCCCTGGGGACTCCTTGGAGGGGCTTGCTCCAAAGCGATGAAAGGATGCCCCTGGCTGGGGGAGAGGAGCCTGCCAGGGGGTCAGAGCCCCAGGGGCCCTCTGGCTCCACATATGGGTAAACAGAGTCCTGCACAcaggaagggtgggggtgggcacctCTCCCGCCCTCTCAGACCTCGGAGGCTGGCGTGGTCAGCTCCGGGCAGGCGAGGGACCCCAGGGGTGGGGACCCGGATGGAGCTCAGGTGCAAGGACGCTGCCTCCTGCATGTTGCCTACGGCGGTGGCCCGGGCGTCTTCCCCAGCCTCCGTGAGGCCTTCTGAGCTGGGACCTTGTGTCTGATAGATGAGGCGCCAAGGCCTGGCTCAAGGTAAGGTCTGCTTTTGTGGGACGGACGTTGGCCCCCATGCCAGGGCACACTCCAGGGGCCTCCTGGGGCTGGACGAGGGTCAGACATGTTCAGAACGAGGCCTCAGGGGTCCAGGCAGCATGGCATGCTGGTCCTGTCTGGTCTCCGCAGGGCACAGAACGGGCCCAGGCACTAGGGACAAGCCCCCAGCGTGGGGACAGTCACGCCTGCCACCACCACCTGAGGTCTCCGTGCGGCCTCGGCAGGTGAGGGGGTCTCTCTGCAGGGGAGGATGTGTGCTGCCCCCTCGAGGAGACCCCAGGGCAGCGGCCAGAGGGCGGCCTGCTGAGGGCCCAGGTGCCAGCCCGGCACCATCCCGGCCCAAGCGTGGCCCGCACAGGGGAGCGCGTGCCCATGACCGTGTGGAGGTTTGGGAGAAGTGAGAGGAGGAGGGTAGCGGAGGGTGCCGGCCTCGCCCCAGATGTGCGTGGGCTGTTGGGACCCCAGGGACTGTGGTGTCACAGGGTGGGCGGCACGGGGAGCTGCAGCCCCTGGCAGAAAACCGTGAGCCCAATAGGGTGGCAGTGGGGAGGATGACCCTGCAGGCCCCCGGGATCCTCCTGGCACAGCCACGTGCTGCACCTGGGGAGTGGCTTAGAGTGGCCGCCCAGTCCCGGGAGCAGGAGGGAGTCGCCATCAGGGCCCAGCCCAAAGTGCCAACAGGGCTCCAGCCGGAAGGAGGCCGGACCCTGAGCCAGCCCAGCCCCGGGGCCCTCTGCCGCCCAATGAACACCCAGCAACCTGGCCCTGCAGCCTCTGGGTGGTCCGTGCAGCCTTGCAGGGCCTGGGCGCCCTCTTCTGGCCACACTGTAGAAGGCAGAGCCACCACCACACGTGTGGCCTCCTTATGCACCCGGGCCACGCCGCCCCCAGGCCCGCGCCGCCCCCATGCTCACCTGTGAGTGTATCTGTCCCAGCTCCTTGGCCCCAAGAAGCCTGGCCACAGGAACGGAGGGCCGACCCCTCCATCTACGGGGAGTTGGCTCAGGTCTTGTTGAGGCCTCTCCTCTGCAGGCCCAGGCCCACCTGGAACCGCAGCATTTCCAGCACCTCCAAGACTGGGCCCCCAaggcccaggtgccccttctgggTTGGGCCACCCACAGCTCAGGGGCAGAGTCCTGGAAAGAGGAgtaggctccacttggccatgtCCAAGCAGCTGGACCTAAGCCAGGAGGCGACAAACAGCTCCGTGCCACAGTTTCCACTTCTGAACCCCAGAAACGTTACCCCCTCCTAAGGTGTGCAGAAGATTCCAGATGTGTGAGGCTCCTGCAAATAGCAAGCCCCACACGCGTCTCTGGGACAGGGGAGTCCCTGCTGTTCCATTGAGCCCCTCTGGGGACAATCCGGACGTGGCCTAGAGCCCCGCCAGGGACTGCTGAGGGCGTGGCTGTAGGTCCCAGCCGTGGAAAGACCCTCACTCCCTGGTGTCGGCCTGCGAAGCTGCAGGCGAGGGGTCGCCACGGTGCAGCGGTGCCCCCTGCTGACGTTTCTTGGCATCGCGGCCCCCGAATGGCCGCGGAAGCAGGGCCAGGGCCCCAGGGGGACAGCAATGGTCCCAGGCAGTGTTCCCACTGGCCCGGGGCCTCCAGAGACCCAGATACAATCACTTCTTCCCAAAGCAAGGGTTTGGAAGCATTCGTTCACCTGCGCAGACGTTCTCCCGGGACGTGCACGGCAGGCAGAGCAGCCGGGGCTGAAGTGGGAGGCGCCACGGGCAGAGGACCGAGGGGGGTTGGCACAGGACAAGTGAGAGCAGAGACTGGCAGGCGGGACAGGAGGCAggggcctcctgcctccccttccctgtcGGGGGCTTAGCCCCTCGAGGAGCACCTAGAGGAGGTGTTCTGGCCTGGGCGCAAGCCAGGGGGACCCACGGAAACAGGCAGCCTCGGAGGGGTCCCACCGCCCGTATACGCTGCATTGTCGGCTTTCGCGGCGAGTCCTTTGACCAGGACCCAAGGCCAGGGAGGGGGGACGGAGGGAGGGGGTAAATGTCCCTTTCGGACGGGAGAGCGCTGCGGCGGCACCACCCAGGGCGGGGGCAAGGGGGACGGGGACAGCATGGAGGAAGCAAGGTGGGGTGAGGACAGCACCGAGCACCCCGTGTTGGGTCTCTGGGAGCCGCCAGACAGAGCACTGCTGTCCCCGTGAGGTGACATTTCCATAGCAACCACGATGCTCTCTGAGCGACAGCAATGTTCTCTAAGAGCTGCTGGATGCTCAGACGTGAGTCTGCGGTGGACGAGCTGCCCCAGGGTCCGGAATCTTCCAGCTCGCCTCGGGCTCTGGCTCCTGGGGGTTTCCAGACCTGCTTTCCTGGGGTCTACGGatcacagagcccagagccccccGCAAGCGTCCCCTGAGTGGGTCGTGCCGGCCCCGGCACTCAGCGCCTCTTCTCTGGTCCTGCCCATGCCTGGGAGGTGCCTGCCCCAGCCACGTACCTTTCCAAGTCCTCACAAAGTGCCAGCAGGGCAGGCGAATGGGCACGCAGGACAGCGGCGGGGGCCCGGGGCGGTGAGGATGTGGGTGGGCTTCAGGGGTGCCTCCGTGTTTACAGACACATCGCGTGGTGGCGTCTTAGGACAGCCACGAGGCGACGCCTCACGGGGCAGGCCGCGTCCTGCCTGCGCTTGGCTGAGAGCCAAGGGGAAGGGGCGCGGTTTCTCCGGCCCCTTCCGAAGGTGGCCGCCAGAAACGCTGCCCGGTTGGCGGTGCTGGCTGTCAGCCCTGCACTGGAGCCTGGGGAGCCGCCCAGGGCAGGGCCCAGAGGGAGGCGCTCTCAGACGTCAGGAGGGAGATGGGACACCACGTCTGCAGTCCCAGCGCCACAGGGGTCTCAGAGAGGCCTTTCCGGCCCCAGGCGTGCGCCCCACACGGCGCAAAGACGGGCTCCATCCACCCAAAGCTCAGTGCAGGGGACCCGCACCCAGTGCCGACCCCACGTGGAGCCATCAGTGGCCTCAGTGCTTGGTGGTGGAGGCCACGTGGCTCCCATCCTGCCATTTCCGGCGCCCTGGTGTGGGCAGGTgtggggcggggccgcgggcAGGGGAAGAAGGAACCACAAGAGCACACTCTCAAGAGACAAGCCGACTCGGCCATCGAGGCCAAGAGACTCCCGGGAGAGAGGGCCTCCTGTGACACTCAGAGCAAGTCCCCACGAGCCAGCTGGGTGAGCGGTGcccggggagagagagaaggtgagccCGAGCAGGCGTAGGCAGagcgccgccccgcccccggggtGCCCTGGTGGGTCACAGGTGCAGCCACGCCAGGAGGTGGCCCCCTGCTGCAGGACCCACGGCCGCGCCACATCTGCCAACAGAGGGCGCCCTCCAGGCACAGCACGTGCCTTGCTCCCAGGCCGACCCCGCTGCCCCCTGCCCTCTTCCTGCTGCCCACAAACTCCCAGAGCCCACAGCACGAAAGGGGCACCAAAGACCCTCTGGCTACAGTCACGTGGAGCCGCCACAGGAGACCTGGAAGGAAAGGAGTCCCTCCCCCCTCGCCTCTAACCGGACAGCCCCCACGCCCGGGCTTTCCTCCCAGGCAGTCTCACCAGAGGGTGGCTTGTTTCCCACATCCCTAAGTGTCTTACCTGCCCTTGGGGTTCACTAGGGCCCGTCACGAGCACCTGGCCGCCACCAGACTCTCCACGAGAACGTGGCAGGGACATCCCTCTGGCCACGCACGTGAGCTGCCATGTCACCATCAGCAGCGGCAGCAGCCATCACCTCCACCATCGCCATCACCTTTGTCGTCATCTCCACGAGGACCCCTGGTCCCAAGAAGGAGGGTGCGGGAATCTCCTGTGGCCactataacaaatcaccacagcTTAGGGGCTTGAGAAGCCACAGATTTACCATTTCGGGTCTGGAGGTCACGAGTGTGGAGTGGGTGAGTCCAGGTGTGGGCAGGGGGTTTCTTACAAAGTCTCTGGGGAAGACTCCATTTCCTTGCCCTTTCCACCTTCCAGAGGCACCTGCCTTCCTTGGCTCCCGGCCCCTCTCTGCACCTTCAAGCCGGTAGGTGCCTCTCTCTGATCCCTTGAACTCTCCTGCCCCCCGCTCCCCTGCCAGGACCCTTGCCTGGATCATCCTGGATGACCcttcccccgctccccccccccatctccacgTTGGCTGTCTATCAACCTTCATTCCACTGGCAACCTGAATCCCCTTTGCCGTGCACGGTGACACAGTCACGGGTCCAGGGTTTAGGACACTGGGGACCTTTATTTTCCCAGCACGTGGGACCTCCTCCCAGGCAGCCAGGCCTCATGCCTGGAGGTGAGGTGGGCACCCCACGCAGCCCCCGGGGCAATGGGCACCTGCCAGAGGTGGCCGGGCAGCCAGGAACCAGGTGCCCGAAGCACGGGCTCAGGGCCAAACCTGCTCGTCAGGTGAGAACAACCTTCTCGGTGCTATGTGGTAGCCTCCTGCCCAGGGccaccccctccctcagccccaagTCCTGTCACTGCCGGTTGCCCACGATGGAGCCGGGGTGTCTGTAGGCCCTTCCATCCACAGGGGCAGGAGTCCCCTGAGGAACGGGGACTGCACAGAATGGAGAGAAGTCCCAGCTCAGCGGTTTTGGCCCGAGTTGGTTTGGAGCCAGTTCAAACGCTTCAGCAGATGCCCCGTGAGGGACAGTGGAGAACAGCTCCTGCTTGCTTTGTGGTTCATGGAAACCATCACGATCAAGCTTTGCCCAACCGTGGGCTGTCCACGATGCTGTCCACGTCTGCCTAGCAGCCTCAGGAAGCAGGACGCAGGGTGACGGCAGTCGGCATGCCCCTATTGCAGGACCCAAGTGGGGAGGGGTCTGTCCTGGGCCTGACCCAGCCTCGCTGGGGAGGGCGGAGCAAGCGCCCTCATCCCCCGCTACCCTCTCCCTCCCGACCTGGGGGGCAGCCGCAGCCAGGTGGCCATCAGGTGACTGTCACACTGTCTATACGGGCTTCCCTTTCTGCAGGGTCAGTGACGGACGCTCCTGTCTTCTGTCTTACTCTTCAGCCTGTGCCTGACCAGAGTTACAGCTGTTAAGTctcagagggggtgggggtctgCCTGGGGACAGGGGTTCCGGGGGCCCTCCCAGAGTGCACTCTGCCCTCACCTGCCAGCCCAGCCAGGGCCTTGCCCGTCCCTCTCCCTTCCTGAGACCCTGCGTgtctcctcccagccccaccccaagcTCTCCAGCTCAGGCCTCATCTCCTGCCTAGAACCCTCCTAACCTCCCCGTCTCCTTCCCATCAGGCCCCCAGGCCTCTCTCCCCGCCTGCCCAGTGCCCGTCTGTTCCCAGGGCTGTGAACTGCTTCTCGTCCCCAGCACTAATTTGGCCGCTCACGTGGGGGCGCTCAAGAACAGTAGACACACGgctgagcaaatgaatgaatgaaccaacagGCATCATGTGCCTGGGTAGGACCTCCCTGGCTACTGGGCCCTGCCCTGGCATTGTGGATGGGCACTCGGGTCCCAGAGAGGATGGCACCGTGCAGGGGacgggctggggagaggggttgCCTTCGGGCAGCTGATGACGTCCAAGGGGAGCATCTCCAGGCTGGCGGTGACCTTTCTGCCGGAGACTTCTCAGAATGGCTGTCTCTTGCTGTAGAAGGGAGCCCGTATGTGTCCCTGCCTCCCTGGTGGGGGTCGTGGGAGCAGAGACCTGGGGTTCTCCCAGGAACGGGAGTCCGCAATGCCCAGAGGCGGAGGGCCGGCCTGCCTCCTCGAGGCGCCCCCGGGCTCCCCTGGGATGAGGTGTGCAGCTGGGGGGCCCAGCCTGCCTGCCCCGTCACCAGATCCCGCTGCTGGCTGCCGCCTGCCTTTGTGGGCACCTCCTCCTCTGACTGTGGGTAAATCAGGTCACCTGCAGCTCTTTGCAGGATCAGGAGGAGCCTCGAAAACCAGGACAGATGGCAGTGcttcccaggggtgggggggggagtggacTCATTAGTCGTTTCTAAATTAGACAGAGCGATGGGGGACCTCATGGGGTCCTGGGAACCCACGGAGTCACATTCCAGCCCACACAGGGATGCCTGCAGCTTCTTCTGAGGCCCAGCCACCTTGGAAAATGATGGTGGGGGTGCTTGGGGACAGGGCTGATGGGGGAGGCAAGTGGGCCTTCAGCCAAGGAAGATAGGGCTGgggggcgggccgggccggggaggCCGTCCTGGGGGCCCGGCTCCCCGGTGACACGGCCTGCCGCCCTGGAAAGCTTCTCGGGCCAGCGGCGAAGGCCGAGGGAGCCCACACATCCACTCTGCTCTCTTTCCCATCAGGATGGCCATCAGAATCCATGGGCAAAGCCCGGCCCTTCATCTGGAAGGATGTTTACCGGAAGGAAGCCAGCAGGAAGCAGAATGTATCTGCGGGCCTCTCCCAGTCCCCTCCGGGAACCATGGCTCAGGAAGCCTGCTGCTGCTGGGCCGTCCTGGGCCACGGTGTGAAAACAGGGGCAAGATGTCTCTCCTTGATTCCACAGAACAAGCCAGAACACTGCATCCACAATGGTGGGGACCTAGGGGCCCCTACACCTTGGCCTCCAGCTTCCTCAGAACATCTCCGCAGCTGCTAGAAACGTCTGGGAGAGGAGAGCCTGCCTGTGGGAGGCTCTGGGAAAGCGCAGTGGGCTAGTGCAGTGGGGCGGGCATCAGGCTGGTCCAAGGCTGCCCCTGGCATGCCCTGGCAGGGACCCAGGGGGCACAGCAACCCAAACCTCCATTCTAATGCTTGGGGCCCCTCCAAGCCTCCTCTTAACAGGGGAGGGGTGAGTGGGGCTGGGCAGAGCTGCAGCTGGACCAGGCTGGGGTGGCAAAGGGGCCAGGAGGCAGGCTGAGACTAGGGCCAGTGGGGTGCCCGGAGCTCACGTAGACACTTAGACCTCGGGAGGCCAGACCCAGGCAACCGGCACAGGTGGTGGAGGCCTGGGTCTGGGTCCAGGGCCAGGGACAAGGTCCAGGATGTGGAAGCAGAGAGCGGGTTGTGTGTTCTGGGCTTTGGGATTGTGATGTCATGTCACCCGGCATCAGCTTGAGCACCAGGGAACGGGATAGTCCCCTGAGAACCGCCTCCCCCAATCTTGGGGACAGGGCTGatggggaggcaggtgggcctTCAGCCAAGGAAGATAGGGCTAgggggcgggccgggccggggaggCCGTCCTGGGGGCCGGAGGACAAAGCCTCGGGTCCAGGCCCCAGCTCTTCGTTCACAGTCTTGGCAGAGGCCTCGTCCCTTGGGCCTCAGCGTCCTTGCCTGTAAACGGGACCCAAGAAGGACCCTTTCGGCCCCGTGCGCCACGAGGTCGATGTGGCAGCCAACAATGCTCGGGGGCCCGCGCAAAGACCCGGGGGACATCTGTGCTCTGGATGCCCTTCCCTGTACCCCCAACTGAGGCCAGGTTCCCAACCCCCTTATTTGTCTCCTCTGGGCCTCTCCCGTCCGATGGCCTCTgtgctccctgagggcagggttGTCCTTGGCTCCCAGCACGGCCCGGACACAAGGCAGGTGGTCAGTGCGAAGCTATGGAGATGACCGGCGGTCAGGGGGTCGGCTGCGGGCCTGGCAGGAAACGGGCCCTATCCACATCCGCACACCCAGCCATGTCCCTGAGAAGCCAGCAGGGgcatggggctggggctggggaaggggcactggGTCCCCATAGAAGGTCACCAGCTTGCACCAAATCTCTAGGGACATCTATTGTGTCCATATCCCAGACGGGGCACTGAGGCCAAGGTCACCCCGCCTTAAACAGCAGTGCTGGATTCAAACCCGGTCTGGGGCCTTGACCTGAGGCTGCCTGAGCCCCCGTAGCTGAGCTCCTGCCCCCCGCAGGCCCTCCTGGCCGGCCCGATGGCTCCCGAGGCCAGCATCCCCGGTGCGCCTGTCCACCCCCGGCAGCCTCACCAGGAGCCCTGCCCACACTCCCTGGAAGGGCCGCCTGTCTCGCTGTGCCAGAGCCTCATGTTTTCTGGCTGCGGCGAAACCAGCTTGTGTCCAAGCCTGGCCGCGGCGTCCAGAGGGGGCCAGGCCAAGCCTGAGGGAAGGCCTTCTTCTCCAGCATTCCAGGGATCCTGTGTGCTGTCCGTTCTGCCCGTGGGTGTGCAGGCCCAGCCGCCGGGCAGACACGGCTCTTGGCGAAGGCCGACCCCTGGGCGGGGTGCCAGGGCCAGGCTGAGGTGAAGGCAAACTGAGGCCCCGAGGGGGTCATCTGCCCTGGTGGTCCCGCTGGACCCCGGGTCTCTGCTTTGGACAAGGTCACTCTTGTCCCGGGGCCTGGAATTCATGGGGACGCCTCCTCCAGGCAGCAGAGGGGCCGGCATGCCGGGGGTGTCCCCACCGGGACCTGCCagggccccgggcctcccaggggcaggacGGCGGCACTTCTTCCCCCCAGAGCAGTGCCCGGCCGCCCGAAGCTGGGCCAGCTCCTAACAAGCCCATCTGGTTTTCTTCTCTGGCTGGACTCCACAGAGTCAGGCCTGTCCCGACCCAACCCGGAAGCTTCCAGGCCGCCCTGCAGGCCAAGCCGGGCCCCACCCACCGGCCCCCGGAGCGGGGAGGAGCTGAGCCGCTGGCTAGGAGCACCAGGCACCGTCCTGACCGTGACGTGGTGCCAGGCCGGCCCAGGAGCACGCGGGCAGTGGCCCCGGCAGACATGCCCACAAGAGCCGCCCACAGGCGTCGCTGGGTCAGGGGCCACCAGCCAGGTCGGGGGTCATGGTCTGCTGGGCTGCCTCGCTGCCGGGCCTGCCCCGACGTGGAGCTGCCTGACTTGGGCGCTCAGCAGCCCCTGCCTGGGGCCCGGGTCTCCAAGTCCCTCCTGGGCTCCATGCAGGGCTGTGACCAAGGCCCGGGGAGGATTggggtgcccccacccccgccgctgTGTAATTCAAAATAAGAACAGCGCTAAGCCGTAAAGTACACGGAAGGAGGCCAAGGTGCTGCTCTTTCCCGCAGAGACCACTTGGATGCCTTTTTGGAAATAACAAATACCAAATCCTTTCTAAAAATGTCACTGGTGGCCTGGCCCAGTGACGGGCCACCCCCAAAGCCTGCCCTTCACCTACTCCTTCCTGGCTGCCAGCTGCCTCAGTCCCGCCCAGAAGAGAGGCCAGTGCCGTGAGCTGAGTGTAAGCAGAGGCAGCAGGCGCTTCTAGGGtcggaggggctgggggctcagcCTGCTTCCGGGACAGGATCTGCctcgggcgggcgggcgggcgggcggtaGAGAGTCCTGGAAGGCCCCGCCCCATCCTGGCTCGGGATCCGGGAGGAAGCCGCCTTCCGTGGGCCCTGCTGGGGCTCATCCCTCCCCGAGCCGGGCCCCAGCTACCTGCCCACACTGCACCGGGACAGCCGAGTGTCCGGTCCACTTGGAGGTGCCCCCCGGGAAAGAGGGCCCCCCTCCCGGCCGGGAGGGCCAGCAGGGGCAGTGCTCGATTTGCGGTCAGCCTGTAGGTCGAGGCCACAAGTCCCCCTACCAGCTCCGCCCAGGGGTGGATGCAGGGCCCACTGTGAGCCCCGTGTGGTGGGTTGGTCCCTGGTCCTCGGAGCGCACCCACACGGGTAGGGCCGGGCCCTGGGCGGTCCTTCTTGTTGTACttggggacactgaggccaggAGAGGTCAGCCCTGCCCGAGGACACATGGCTGCTGTGAAAGGCCGGGATGTGGGAGGGATGAGCCACCGCTGGCCAGGTTCCTGTGGCATCTACAGCTGAGGTGGGGGCCACCtgcaggcaggggcagggcagagcacACAGCAGGTGACACCCTGGAGATCCAGGCCATGGGCGGTCACCACGGCACCCAGCCCCGACCACTTTCTAGTgaaggaaggttctggaagaaGGAGGGTTGGCCCGGAGGGCAGGAGGGTCTGCAGGCTAGCTGCTTCTCAGCTTTGCACCCAGATGTGTTCTGCAGGAGGTAGGCTTTCAGTGTCCCCCCACACCGAGCACCCCGCCAGCCAGAGTTTGGAGGAGCTTGGG
This window of the Prionailurus viverrinus isolate Anna chromosome D2, UM_Priviv_1.0, whole genome shotgun sequence genome carries:
- the LOC125147634 gene encoding uncharacterized protein LOC125147634, giving the protein MGHHVCSPSATGVSERPFRPQACAPHGAKTGSIHPKLSAGDPHPVPTPRGAISGLSAWWWRPRGSHPAISGALVWAGVGRGRGQGKKEPQEHTLKRQADSAIEAKRLPGERASCDTQSKSPRASWVSGARGEREGWPSESMGKARPFIWKDVYRKEASRKQNVSAGLSQSPPGTMAQEACCCWAVLGHGVKTGARCLSLIPQNKPEHCIHNACAAYLNNTCVTAVEQL